Proteins encoded by one window of Deltaproteobacteria bacterium:
- a CDS encoding prephenate dehydrogenase has protein sequence MTRPVFERVAVVGLGLMGGSAALAALELGAAGQVRGVDPALADAGAIPLVTLPEAAAWADLLVLAVPLEVMGETLRAAARHLRPTTLLTDLASVKGPVAELARRHLPWPENCVGAHPMAGGDRTGFAAADASLFAGAPCILALSGGETPEVVDRIEEFWQCLGSTTVRMSPEEHDTIAATLSHAPHLIAFAYAAGLPRDHRLGLAGPGLRDFIRIARANPKLWCEILLMNRRRVAEEAARFSKNLGRLLDALSRGDREGLEEALRDGQVISERLERNE, from the coding sequence TTGACCCGGCCCGTGTTCGAGCGCGTGGCCGTGGTGGGCCTTGGCCTGATGGGCGGCTCCGCTGCGCTCGCGGCGCTCGAGCTAGGGGCGGCGGGGCAGGTTCGCGGCGTCGATCCGGCGCTGGCCGACGCGGGCGCCATACCTCTGGTGACGCTCCCCGAGGCGGCCGCCTGGGCCGATCTGCTGGTTCTGGCCGTCCCGCTCGAAGTCATGGGCGAAACGCTCCGCGCGGCGGCGCGGCACCTGCGGCCCACGACGCTGCTCACGGACCTCGCGAGCGTGAAGGGGCCGGTGGCGGAGCTGGCGCGAAGGCACCTTCCCTGGCCCGAGAACTGCGTCGGCGCGCATCCGATGGCGGGCGGCGATCGCACCGGCTTTGCGGCCGCCGACGCCTCGCTTTTCGCGGGCGCGCCCTGCATTCTGGCGCTCTCCGGCGGGGAGACCCCTGAAGTAGTGGACCGGATTGAGGAATTCTGGCAGTGTCTCGGCTCCACGACAGTTCGGATGTCGCCCGAGGAGCACGACACGATCGCGGCCACTCTCTCGCATGCGCCGCATCTGATCGCATTTGCTTACGCAGCCGGGCTGCCGCGGGATCATCGACTGGGGTTGGCAGGACCGGGCCTGCGTGATTTCATCCGCATCGCGCGAGCCAACCCCAAGCTCTGGTGCGAGATTTTGCTCATGAATCGCCGCCGCGTCGCCGAAGAGGCAGCGCGATTTTCGAAGAACCTGGGAAGGTTGCTGGACGCATTGAGTCGCGGAGATCGAGAGGGACTCGAGGAAGCGCTGCGAGACGGCCAGGTGATCAGCGAGCGATTGGAACGGAACGAATAG